Proteins from a single region of Candidatus Poribacteria bacterium:
- a CDS encoding AAA family ATPase, which yields MLKRIKIQGYKSLVDLELNLKSLSVLVGPNASGKSNFLDALQLLSRMSTCHTLEETFEPPYRGHPLESFTFGDEGIKSLLEKEKVSFSIEVDVQLSAAVIESVNQRIEKIRETTAKSTQSADKSVSDRRVLVREKDLRYRIEVEMLPEFGILRVADEYLAALTEEGHPKQNRKPFLERTGDRLHLRMEGQAHPLYYERYLDYSILSRSHYPPHYPHLTAMQQELANWLTFYLEPREQMRLPNPVKAVHDIGSMGEDLAAFLNTLQARNKQQFQSVQKSLHTMIPSITGIDVSVNELGEVELDLREGEKRISARVLSEGTFRILGLLALVGAEEPPALIGFEEPENGIHPRRIRRIAQFLETRMTLEDTQFIVTTHSSLLPDLIPPESLYVCRKVNGNTEIEPFNMMHVGPLWKKSDIEVALDDEDALSPSERILRGDFDA from the coding sequence ATGCTGAAGCGAATCAAAATTCAGGGGTATAAATCACTCGTGGATCTTGAGCTAAATCTCAAATCTCTTTCCGTGCTCGTGGGTCCTAACGCCTCAGGAAAGAGCAATTTCCTTGATGCTCTACAACTTTTGTCTCGGATGTCAACCTGTCATACCTTGGAGGAAACATTTGAGCCTCCATACCGAGGGCATCCACTGGAATCGTTCACTTTTGGAGATGAAGGTATCAAGAGCCTTCTGGAAAAGGAAAAAGTGTCGTTCAGTATAGAGGTAGATGTTCAACTTTCCGCAGCAGTTATTGAAAGTGTCAATCAGCGTATTGAAAAAATAAGAGAAACAACGGCAAAAAGCACGCAAAGTGCTGATAAATCTGTTTCGGATCGGCGGGTACTTGTGCGTGAGAAAGATCTACGGTACCGAATTGAGGTCGAAATGCTTCCAGAATTCGGCATCTTACGCGTGGCAGATGAATATCTCGCAGCATTAACCGAGGAAGGGCACCCAAAACAGAACAGGAAGCCTTTCTTAGAACGCACCGGGGATCGGTTGCATTTGCGGATGGAAGGACAAGCGCATCCACTCTACTATGAACGCTACCTTGACTACAGTATCCTTTCGAGGTCGCACTATCCTCCTCATTATCCTCACTTGACTGCAATGCAGCAAGAGTTGGCGAACTGGCTTACTTTCTATCTTGAGCCCAGAGAACAAATGAGGCTCCCAAACCCAGTCAAAGCAGTTCACGACATTGGATCAATGGGGGAGGATCTCGCAGCCTTTCTCAATACTTTGCAAGCTCGTAATAAGCAACAATTTCAATCTGTCCAGAAATCGCTCCATACCATGATTCCGTCTATAACGGGAATTGATGTCAGTGTTAACGAATTAGGTGAAGTTGAATTAGATTTGCGTGAAGGTGAAAAGCGCATTTCTGCCCGCGTTTTATCGGAGGGCACATTTCGGATTTTAGGGCTTTTGGCACTCGTTGGTGCCGAAGAGCCTCCGGCACTGATAGGATTTGAGGAACCAGAAAATGGCATTCACCCTCGCAGGATTCGGCGCATTGCTCAGTTTTTGGAAACTCGTATGACTCTTGAAGATACTCAGTTCATTGTGACAACACATTCGTCGCTTTTACCCGACCTTATTCCTCCCGAATCGTTGTATGTTTGCCGTAAGGTTAACGGGAACACAGAAATTGAACCTTTCAATATGATGCATGTGGGCCCACTATGGAAAAAATCAGATATTGAGGTAGCATTGGACGACGAAGATGCTCTATCCCCTTCAGAACGTATCTTGCGGGGGGATTTTGATGCGTAA